In Polypterus senegalus isolate Bchr_013 chromosome 12, ASM1683550v1, whole genome shotgun sequence, the following are encoded in one genomic region:
- the LOC120541042 gene encoding B-cell receptor CD22-like, whose amino-acid sequence MLLLIFVAAVSSVADLSDWRVSYETKKICTKERSTLTIKCSYSHPEGVTIEKEMWFYGPDENKSSRDGETTVYHTDAKEVSTSHKDRVKFSGDKNKKTCSVAISNVSKQDSGYYKFRLEGAGEQGHATGVPGVNVTVTDVSEWQAKYDPNTICAVERSTVRMNCTLWLPECMTIEKEMWTYGPDKNKIENDGETLVYHTDKSHVSSTHRNRVQFLGNRNKKTCSVEISDVQREESGYYKYKFERESLWAVVSGVNVTITGLNVEATAETVKENDTVTLRCRMNCSLTIAWFRNGRHLDEATEELKIQRASHEDHGSYSCRVGHIASPEVQLNVEYAPKNVVITGQPSSYIEVGTSVTLNCTALANPSSNYTWVKENISQVGSGEQLHINEFNRSHTGSYHCEAINIYGMSKSAAVNLMINEIMLMNYVLYGSLSVVILSACALQVFIFLRKRAQKTNQQNGVGKMTEGVNSFEDQTYASLDLTAVSSDYDTIIPKKRSNTVL is encoded by the exons ATGCTCCTCTTGATCTTTGTCGCCGCTGTTTCCTCCGTAGCTG ATTTGAGTGACTGGAGAGTTTCTTATGAGACAAAGAAGATCTGCACAAAGGAAAGATCAACTTTGACAATAAAGTGTTCATACAGCCACCCAGAAGGTGTTACcattgaaaaagaaatgtggtTTTATGGTCCTGATGAGAACAAGTCAAGTCGTGATGGAGAAACAACCGTGTATCATACAGACGCAAAGGAAGTGTCCACCAGTCACAAAGACAGAGTGAAGTTCTCTggggacaaaaacaaaaagacttgCTCTGTAGCAATCAGCAATGTAAGTAAACAGGACAGCGGCTACTACAAGTTTAGACTGGAGGGAGCTGGTGAACAAGGCCACGCGACTGGAGTGCCAGGCGTCAACGTGACAGTCACAG aTGTGAGTGAATGGCAAGCCAAATATGACCCAAACACGATCTGTGCAGTCGAACGATCAACTGTGAGGATGAACTGTACATTATGGCTTCCAGAATGCATGACgattgaaaaagaaatgtggactTATGGTCCAGACAAAAACAAGATAGAAAATGATGGGGAAACCCTTGTATATCATACAGATAAGAGTCATGTGTCCAGCACACACAGAAACCGAGTTCAGTTCTTGGGGAATAGAAACAAGAAAACTTGCTCTGTAGAGATCAGCGATGTGCAAAGAGAGGAGAGCGGCTACTACAAGTATAAATTtgaaagagaaagtttatggGCAGTAGTGTCGGGAGTCAATGTGACCATCACAG gtCTAAATGTTGAAGCAACAGCGGAAACGGTAAAAGAAAATGACACGGTAACCCTGAGGTGTAGAATGAACTGCAGTCTCACCATCGCCTGGTTCAGAAATGGACGACATTTAGATGAAGCCACTGAGGAACTTAAAATTCAGAGGGCCTCCCATGAGGATCACGGCAGTTACTCCTGTCGCGTCGGACACATTGCTTCCCCAGAAGTTCAACTGAATGTGGAGT ATGCCCCCAAAAATGTGGTCATCACAGGACAGCCCTCTTCTTATATAGAAGTAGGGACATCGGTGACTTTAAACTGCACAGCCTTGGCAAACCCATCCAGCAACTATACTTGGGTCAAGGAGAACATCAGTCAAGTCGGATCAGGAGAACAACTGCACATCAATGAGTTTAACAGGAGTCACACCGGATCTTATCACTGTGAAGCCATCAACATCTATGGGATGTCAAAGTCTGCAGCTGTCAACCTGATGATAAACG agATCATGCTCATGAATTATGTCTTATATGGCTCACTGAGTGTTGTTATTCTATCAGCATGTGCTTTGCAAGTTTTCATCTTCCTACG GAAAAGAGCCCAGAAGACAAATCAGCAAAATGGAGTCGGAAAAATG